In Blautia wexlerae DSM 19850, a single window of DNA contains:
- a CDS encoding efflux RND transporter periplasmic adaptor subunit, with the protein MKKRIIIVLGILIAAGGIGTGVWYHFKGNGQSGTGDSIVYVSKVSVITGSETTAVNRFAGVVEPQKTVNVKIESGRKVKEVEVKTGEEVKAGQLLFEYDLSSIEDDLKQAQLDLDRLKNEQISLTEQIATLEAEKKKAKAEDQLSYTIEIETNKMNLKKNEYSQKSKQSEIDKLQSATQNTEVRSEIDGVIQKIDTSKMTSDDGDSVDDSSAMDSNMSSGDGSSDSSAFITILSTGAYRVKGKVNEQNRDSIVPGEAVIIRSRVDSSKTWKGTMGSVDVNNGTSDDSSNDMYMGMASTSSDDQTTSTSYPFYVELDSSENLMLGQHVYIERDIGQDEKKDGLWLSDYYILDTDTNEPYVWAASDKNRLEKRYVTLGEHDDDLGEYKIVEGLTKKDAIAFPTAALEEGEKTEIGDLAQTMSQGADGITDMDADHGNMDDEQPDSADGEAYTDPDMEESSEDDSSDDSIDPNEELVPIDEAPGMSAGEDVEGIE; encoded by the coding sequence ATGAAGAAACGTATTATTATCGTTTTGGGAATCCTGATCGCAGCAGGTGGTATCGGAACCGGAGTCTGGTATCACTTTAAAGGAAACGGTCAGAGTGGAACCGGTGATTCTATTGTGTATGTGTCAAAAGTAAGCGTGATCACCGGATCTGAAACAACAGCGGTAAATCGGTTTGCCGGTGTGGTAGAACCGCAGAAAACTGTAAACGTAAAAATAGAAAGTGGACGAAAAGTAAAAGAAGTGGAAGTTAAGACCGGAGAAGAGGTAAAGGCCGGACAGCTTCTTTTTGAATATGATCTCAGCAGTATTGAGGATGATCTGAAGCAGGCGCAACTGGATCTGGACAGATTAAAAAATGAACAGATCAGCCTGACAGAACAGATAGCTACGCTGGAAGCGGAGAAGAAAAAAGCAAAGGCCGAAGATCAGTTGTCCTATACCATTGAAATCGAGACTAACAAAATGAATCTCAAGAAGAATGAATATAGTCAGAAGAGTAAACAGTCTGAAATTGATAAACTTCAGAGCGCAACACAGAATACAGAGGTTCGAAGTGAAATAGATGGTGTGATACAGAAAATTGACACTTCCAAAATGACAAGTGACGACGGTGATTCTGTGGATGACAGCAGTGCAATGGACAGTAACATGTCGTCAGGTGACGGAAGTTCGGACAGTTCTGCATTTATTACAATTCTCAGTACAGGTGCTTACAGAGTGAAAGGTAAAGTTAATGAACAGAACAGGGATTCTATTGTACCCGGAGAGGCAGTGATCATCCGTTCCAGAGTAGACAGCAGTAAAACATGGAAAGGAACGATGGGATCCGTAGATGTGAATAATGGAACTTCAGATGACAGCAGTAATGATATGTATATGGGTATGGCAAGTACCAGTTCCGATGATCAGACAACGTCTACTTCTTATCCTTTTTATGTGGAATTGGATTCCTCTGAGAATCTGATGCTTGGACAGCATGTGTACATAGAACGTGACATCGGACAGGATGAGAAAAAAGACGGTCTGTGGCTCAGTGATTACTATATTCTGGACACAGATACCAATGAACCGTATGTATGGGCAGCCAGCGATAAGAACAGACTGGAGAAGCGTTATGTAACACTTGGAGAACATGATGATGATCTTGGAGAATATAAGATTGTTGAGGGCCTTACAAAGAAAGATGCGATTGCATTCCCGACAGCGGCTCTGGAAGAAGGCGAAAAAACAGAGATCGGAGATCTGGCTCAGACAATGAGCCAAGGCGCGGACGGGATTACAGATATGGATGCTGATCATGGAAATATGGATGATGAACAGCCAGATTCCGCAGATGGGGAAGCCTATACAGATCCAGATATGGAAGAGAGTTCTGAAGATGACAGTTCGGATGACTCGATTGATCCAAATGAGGAACTTGTACCAATCGATGAGGCACCTGGTATGAGCGCAGGTGAAGACGTGGAGGGGATCGAATGA
- a CDS encoding HD-GYP domain-containing protein — protein MDTVQKTAAGSQQRILEFDLASELHHGMLVSNLAYAVAEEMGLPHEQCYELAIAGMLHDIGKLKLTSYINGQEQDPLVIEELKYVRMHSALGYEELKGQGYSDFVLESILYHHENYDGSGYPSNKAGDDIPIGARILRVCDVYAALISDRPYRRGFDISSVMELMIDEVKNFDMQVFLAFQRVVHNGDGQNFYKRGGQHGIKEETGNRYEGHFTKRDGNP, from the coding sequence TTGGACACAGTACAAAAGACAGCAGCAGGTTCACAGCAGAGGATCCTGGAATTTGACCTTGCTTCTGAACTGCATCATGGAATGCTGGTAAGTAATCTGGCTTATGCGGTTGCAGAGGAGATGGGACTGCCGCATGAACAGTGTTATGAGCTTGCAATAGCAGGAATGCTCCATGATATAGGAAAGCTGAAGCTGACAAGTTATATTAACGGACAGGAGCAGGATCCTCTGGTGATCGAGGAACTGAAGTATGTCCGGATGCATTCTGCATTGGGATATGAGGAACTTAAAGGGCAGGGATATTCGGATTTTGTATTGGAGAGTATCCTGTACCATCATGAGAATTATGATGGTAGTGGATATCCGTCCAATAAAGCAGGTGATGATATACCCATAGGTGCCCGGATACTCAGAGTCTGCGATGTATATGCAGCATTGATCTCTGACAGACCATACAGAAGAGGATTTGATATTTCTTCAGTTATGGAGTTGATGATCGATGAAGTAAAAAATTTTGATATGCAGGTTTTTCTTGCGTTTCAGAGAGTGGTTCATAATGGAGACGGGCAGAATTTTTATAAAAGAGGAGGACAACATGGCATTAAAGAAGAAACCGGTAACCGGTATGAAGGACATTTTACCAAAAGAGATGGAAATCCGTAA
- the hisS gene encoding histidine--tRNA ligase: MALKKKPVTGMKDILPKEMEIRNYVMNMIRETYGTFGFSSIETPCVEHIENLSSKQGGENEKLIFKILKRGEKLKLAEAEKESDLVDSGLRYDLTVPLSRYYSNNANELPAPFKALQMGNVWRADRPQRGRFRQFMQCDIDILGEPTYLAEIELVLATTTLLGKLDFHNFTIRINDRKILKAMAQYSGFPQESFDTVFIILDKMDKIGLEGVAEELEKEGFAKESIDTYLGLFKEITSDIEGVRYCKEKLKDVLDPKVAEDLETIISTVDSVKTADFKMSFDPTLVRGMSYYTGPIFEISMDEFGGSVGGGGRYDEMIGKFTGNNTSACGFSIGFERIVMLLLERNYEIPTKNGKKAYLIEKNMPADKMLTILKQAQEERNAGTQINISIMKKNKKFQKDQMTAEGYTEFVEFFKDRM; this comes from the coding sequence ATGGCATTAAAGAAGAAACCGGTAACCGGTATGAAGGACATTTTACCAAAAGAGATGGAAATCCGTAATTATGTGATGAACATGATTCGTGAAACATACGGAACATTTGGCTTTTCATCTATAGAGACACCATGTGTGGAACATATTGAAAATCTTTCCAGTAAACAGGGCGGAGAGAATGAGAAACTTATTTTCAAGATCCTGAAACGTGGGGAGAAACTGAAACTTGCGGAAGCAGAGAAAGAAAGTGATCTGGTTGACTCCGGACTTCGCTACGATCTGACTGTGCCGCTTTCCAGATATTATTCCAACAACGCAAATGAGCTTCCGGCTCCTTTTAAGGCACTTCAGATGGGCAATGTGTGGAGAGCAGACAGACCGCAGAGAGGACGTTTCCGTCAGTTTATGCAGTGTGATATTGATATTCTGGGTGAGCCTACTTATCTGGCTGAGATCGAACTGGTTCTTGCTACCACAACGTTGCTCGGAAAGCTGGATTTCCATAACTTTACGATTCGCATCAACGACAGAAAAATCTTAAAAGCGATGGCGCAGTACAGTGGATTCCCACAGGAAAGCTTTGACACTGTGTTTATCATTCTGGACAAGATGGACAAGATTGGTCTGGAAGGTGTTGCAGAAGAACTGGAGAAGGAAGGATTTGCAAAAGAGAGCATTGATACTTATCTTGGACTTTTCAAAGAGATCACTTCTGACATTGAGGGTGTCCGTTATTGCAAGGAGAAATTAAAAGATGTTCTGGATCCTAAGGTTGCCGAGGATCTTGAGACTATTATTTCTACTGTGGATTCTGTTAAAACAGCAGATTTTAAGATGTCTTTCGATCCGACTTTGGTACGTGGAATGTCTTATTATACAGGACCGATTTTTGAAATCTCTATGGATGAGTTTGGCGGCAGCGTAGGCGGCGGTGGACGCTATGATGAGATGATCGGTAAATTTACAGGAAACAATACATCTGCCTGCGGATTTTCAATTGGATTCGAGAGAATCGTAATGCTTCTTCTTGAGAGAAATTATGAAATCCCGACAAAGAATGGTAAGAAAGCATATCTTATCGAGAAGAATATGCCGGCAGACAAGATGCTGACGATTCTGAAACAGGCTCAGGAAGAGCGTAATGCCGGAACACAGATCAATATTTCTATTATGAAGAAGAATAAGAAATTCCAGAAAGATCAGATGACAGCAGAGGGCTATACAGAGTTTGTAGAATTCTTTAAAGACAGAATGTAA
- a CDS encoding ABC transporter ATP-binding protein has translation MILELKGIYKEYQQGKMKVPVLKDVNFSMEEGEYVAIMGPSGSGKTTLMNIIGCLDKQTEGTFFLDGVDIKACSENEMSDLRLNKIGFVFQSFHLLPKQSALANVEMPLNYARVPKKERRERALKALDRVGLADRVDFKPNQLSGGQMQRVAIARAIVNNPKLLLADEPTGALDSKSGAQVMELFQRLNDEGVSVLMITHDADIAAHAKRVVTIKDGILQEKR, from the coding sequence ATGATACTGGAATTAAAGGGTATATATAAAGAATATCAGCAAGGTAAAATGAAGGTTCCGGTATTAAAAGATGTGAATTTCTCCATGGAAGAAGGAGAATACGTGGCAATTATGGGACCATCCGGTTCGGGAAAAACTACTTTGATGAACATTATCGGATGTCTGGACAAACAGACAGAGGGAACTTTCTTTCTGGATGGCGTGGATATTAAGGCGTGTTCGGAGAATGAAATGTCGGATCTTCGGCTGAATAAGATAGGGTTTGTTTTTCAGAGCTTTCATCTTCTCCCTAAGCAGAGTGCTCTGGCAAATGTTGAGATGCCATTAAATTATGCGAGGGTACCTAAGAAGGAGAGAAGAGAACGCGCTCTGAAAGCACTTGACAGAGTGGGCCTGGCGGACAGAGTGGATTTTAAGCCAAATCAGCTTTCAGGAGGTCAGATGCAGAGGGTTGCCATTGCCAGGGCGATCGTCAATAACCCGAAACTTCTTCTTGCAGATGAACCTACAGGTGCTCTTGACAGTAAATCCGGTGCGCAGGTTATGGAACTTTTCCAGAGGCTGAATGATGAGGGGGTATCTGTATTGATGATCACCCATGATGCGGATATTGCCGCACATGCGAAGAGGGTGGTTACGATCAAAGATGGTATCCTTCAGGAAAAGAGGTGA
- the aspS gene encoding aspartate--tRNA ligase, with the protein MAESMQGLHRTCRCAEVTKEMIGKEVVLMGWVQKARDKGGIIFVDLRDRSGIMQLIFENGSIDEEGFAKAGKLRSEFVIAVTGVVEERGGAVNKNLATGEIELRVKSLRVLSEAEVPPFPIEENSKTKDEIRLKYRYLDLRRPDLQKNIMLKSKVMMITRQFFAKEGFLEIETPMLGKSTPEGARDYLVPSRVHPGHFYGLPQSPQLYKQLLMCSGYDRYIQIARCFRDEDLRADRQPEFTQIDMELSFVDVDDVIDVNERFLAYLFKEVLDIDVKLPIQRITWQEAMDRFGSDKPDMRFGMELHDVSDVVKNCGFSVFTSALENGGSVRGINAEGQGAMPRKKIDKLVEFAKGYGAKGLAYIAIAEDGTRKSSFAKFMTDEEMDALVAAMDGKAGDLLLFAADKKKLVYDVLGALRLELAKQMDLLDKNEYRFVWVTEFPLLEWSEEENRFTAMHHPFTMLMEEDLPLLDTDPGKVRAKAYDIVLNGNEIGGGSVRIHQDDIQERMFEALGFTKEAAHEQFGFLLDAFKYGVPPHAGLAYGLDRLVMLMAKVDSIRDVIAFPKVKDASCLMTQSPSRVSEEQLKELELEVRPEEVTE; encoded by the coding sequence ATGGCTGAAAGTATGCAGGGACTGCACAGAACATGCCGATGTGCAGAAGTAACAAAGGAAATGATCGGCAAAGAAGTTGTCCTTATGGGATGGGTTCAGAAAGCCCGCGATAAAGGCGGAATTATTTTCGTAGATTTAAGAGACCGTTCCGGTATCATGCAGCTGATTTTTGAGAATGGCAGCATTGATGAAGAAGGTTTTGCAAAAGCAGGTAAGCTGAGAAGTGAATTCGTAATCGCTGTTACCGGTGTGGTAGAAGAAAGAGGCGGCGCTGTTAACAAGAATCTTGCAACAGGTGAAATTGAGCTTCGCGTAAAATCCCTTCGTGTTCTGTCTGAAGCAGAGGTACCTCCGTTCCCAATTGAAGAGAACAGCAAGACAAAAGATGAAATCCGTCTGAAATATCGTTATCTTGACTTAAGAAGACCTGACCTTCAGAAGAATATTATGCTTAAGAGCAAAGTCATGATGATTACAAGACAGTTCTTCGCAAAAGAAGGATTCCTTGAAATTGAAACTCCGATGCTTGGTAAGAGTACACCGGAAGGTGCAAGAGATTATCTGGTACCGTCTCGTGTTCATCCGGGACATTTCTATGGTCTGCCACAGTCTCCGCAGCTGTACAAACAGCTTCTGATGTGCTCTGGTTATGACCGTTATATCCAGATTGCAAGATGTTTCCGTGACGAAGACCTTCGTGCGGACAGACAGCCGGAATTTACCCAGATTGATATGGAACTCTCTTTTGTAGATGTTGATGACGTAATTGATGTAAATGAGAGATTCCTTGCTTATCTGTTCAAGGAAGTACTTGATATTGATGTAAAACTTCCAATCCAGCGTATCACATGGCAGGAAGCTATGGACAGATTTGGTTCTGATAAACCGGATATGCGTTTCGGAATGGAACTTCATGATGTAAGTGATGTAGTTAAAAACTGTGGATTCAGCGTGTTTACTTCTGCGTTGGAAAATGGCGGCAGTGTTCGTGGTATCAATGCAGAAGGACAGGGCGCTATGCCACGTAAGAAAATTGACAAACTGGTTGAGTTTGCCAAAGGTTATGGTGCAAAAGGCCTTGCATACATTGCAATCGCTGAAGATGGCACAAGAAAATCTTCTTTTGCTAAATTCATGACAGATGAAGAGATGGATGCTCTGGTAGCAGCTATGGATGGTAAAGCAGGAGACTTACTTCTGTTTGCAGCAGATAAGAAGAAACTGGTTTATGATGTACTTGGCGCACTTCGTCTGGAACTTGCAAAGCAGATGGATCTTCTTGATAAGAATGAGTATCGTTTCGTATGGGTAACAGAGTTCCCGCTTCTTGAATGGAGTGAAGAAGAGAATCGTTTCACAGCAATGCATCATCCATTTACCATGCTTATGGAAGAGGACCTTCCACTTCTGGATACAGATCCTGGAAAAGTTCGTGCAAAAGCATATGATATCGTATTAAACGGTAATGAAATTGGTGGAGGAAGTGTCAGAATCCATCAGGATGATATTCAGGAGAGAATGTTTGAAGCACTTGGATTCACAAAAGAAGCTGCTCACGAGCAGTTTGGATTCCTTCTGGACGCATTCAAATATGGAGTTCCGCCTCATGCCGGACTGGCATACGGACTTGACCGTCTGGTAATGCTTATGGCGAAAGTTGACAGCATCCGTGACGTAATCGCATTCCCGAAGGTTAAAGATGCTTCCTGTCTGATGACTCAGTCTCCGAGCCGCGTAAGCGAGGAGCAGTTAAAAGAACTGGAACTGGAAGTAAGACCGGAGGAAGTAACTGAATAA
- a CDS encoding sulfite exporter TauE/SafE family protein: MELTIQTFLIVCPLVFLAGLVDSIAGGGGLISLPAYLLAGVPMHNAIATNKLSSATGTAISTARLCKNKFVDWGVALPCISMALVGSFAGAHIALLASDKILKWMLIPVLPIVAFYVMKKKNLDDNSNVEISRKKQWILCAVCSLAVGCYDGFYGPGTGTFLLILYTGVAKLPVAKASGTMKLANLSSNIMALVVFLFSGKIVIYLGLAASVFSIAGHYVGSGMVMKNGNKIVRPIILIVLVLLFIKIITGM; this comes from the coding sequence ATGGAGCTTACAATTCAGACGTTTTTGATTGTATGCCCGTTGGTATTCCTTGCAGGATTAGTTGATTCTATCGCAGGCGGGGGTGGTTTGATCTCCCTGCCTGCGTATTTGCTTGCAGGGGTTCCGATGCACAATGCGATAGCAACGAATAAATTATCCTCGGCAACTGGGACAGCGATTTCAACAGCACGTTTATGTAAGAATAAATTTGTAGACTGGGGAGTTGCACTGCCATGTATTTCCATGGCTCTTGTCGGTTCTTTTGCAGGCGCTCATATTGCGCTTCTTGCCAGTGATAAGATATTAAAATGGATGCTGATTCCAGTACTTCCTATTGTTGCGTTTTATGTAATGAAGAAGAAAAATCTGGATGATAACAGCAATGTAGAGATTTCCAGAAAGAAACAGTGGATTTTGTGTGCGGTGTGTTCTCTGGCTGTTGGCTGCTACGATGGCTTTTATGGGCCGGGAACTGGTACGTTTCTGCTTATTTTATATACAGGAGTAGCAAAACTTCCCGTAGCGAAAGCTTCCGGAACTATGAAACTTGCAAATCTTTCTTCTAATATAATGGCATTAGTTGTTTTTTTATTTAGTGGAAAGATTGTCATATATCTTGGACTTGCAGCTTCTGTTTTTTCCATTGCAGGGCATTATGTAGGATCTGGAATGGTAATGAAAAATGGAAATAAAATCGTAAGACCGATTATTCTGATCGTTCTGGTTTTACTGTTTATCAAAATTATAACGGGGATGTAA